The following proteins are encoded in a genomic region of Takifugu rubripes chromosome 9, fTakRub1.2, whole genome shotgun sequence:
- the nr2c1 gene encoding nuclear receptor subfamily 2 group C member 1 isoform X2 has product MDGQTQRIQLVSADRIQIVTDQQTGQKIQIVTALQPSSPGKQQFILTNADYSPGGKIQFVTEGSDQSGLVKPVVEYCVVCGDKASGRHYGAVSCEGCKGFFKRSIRKNLVYTCRGSGECAINKLHRNRCQYCRLQRCIALGMKQDSVQCERKPVEVTAREKTLNCAASTEKIYIRKNLCSPLAATPTFVTDKETVRSTSVLESSMLLNIQQPFSKLENTILIPTSPEKDDPSQGDLGTLANVVTSLGHLNKSSDDGNDLMGVETLSNGDSSMTDIQAEEQSASDITRAFDTLAKALHPADSSAGESLEATMQLMSGDQSGPVVELEGSLLSDIHIPFKLVMPLPAPEYLNVNYICESASRLLFLSMHWARSIPAFQTLCGQDNDINLMKACWNELFALGMAQCSSIMNVGTILSAIINHLQTSLQEEKLSAERVKLVMEHIWRMQEFCNSMLKLSPDSYEYAYLKAIVLFSPDHPGIDNTPQIERFQEKAYMELQDYVTRTYPEDCYRLSKLLVRLPALRLISANVTEELFFAGLIGNVQIDSIIPYILKMETTDYNSQTDSAV; this is encoded by the exons ATGGATGGGCAGACCCAAAGGATTCAGCTTGTCTCAGCAGACAGAATCCAG ATTGTAACTGATCAGCAGACTGGCCAGAAGATCCAGATCGTCACAGCACTTCAGCCATCCTCCCCTGGAAAGCAGCAGTTTATCCTCACGAATGCTGACTATTCCCCCGGTGGGAAG ATTCAG TTTGTGACTGAAGGATCCGACCAGTCTGGCCTTGTGAAGCCAGTCGTAGAATACTGTGTTGTCTGTGGAGACAAGGCCTCGG GACGTCACTACGGCGCCGTCAGCTGTGAGGGCTGTAAGGGCTTCTTCAAGCGCAGTATCAGGAAGAACCTGGTGTACACGTGTAGAGGCTCTGGAGAATGCGCGATCaacaagctgcacagaaacCGCTGCCAGTACTGTCGGCTGCAGCGCTGCATCGCTCTGGGCATGAAGCAAGACT CTGTGCAGTGTGAGAGAAAGCCAGTGGAAGTCACCGCCAGAGAGAAAACGCTCAACTGTGCCGCCTCCACGGAGAAGATTTACATCCGCAAGAACCTGTGCAGCCCGCTGGCGGCCACACCCACGTTTGTGACGGACAAGGAAACTGTCAG GTCCACCAGTGTGCTGGAGTCAAGCATGCTGCTCAACATCCAGCAGCCCTTCTCCAAGCTGGAAAACACCATCCTGATTCCAACGTCTCCTGAGAAG GACGACCCCTCTCAAGGCGATCTGGGGACGCTGGCCAACGTGGTGACGTCTCTCGGCCATCTGAACAAGAGCAGCGATGATGGGAACGACCTGATGGGAGTGGAGACGCTCAGCAACGGGGACAGCTCCATGACCGACATCCAGGCCGAGGAGCAGTCTGCGAGCGACATCACCCG AGCCTTTGACACCCTGGCCAAAGCCTTGCATCCCGCCGACAGCTCGGCAGGAGAGTCGTTGGAGGCCACCATGCAGCTGATGTCAGGGGACCAGTCGGGCCCTGTGGTGGAGCTGGAAGGATCTTTGCTCTCTGATATTCATATTCCATTCAAG CTCGTTATGCCTTTGCCCGCGCCAGAGTACCTCAACGTCAACTACATCTGCGAGTCGGCGTCTCGGCTGCTTTTCCTCTCGATGCACTGGGCTCGATCCATTCCTGCCTTTCAAACCCTTTG TGGTCAAGATAACGACATCAACCTGATGAAGGCCTGCTGGAACGAGCTGTTTGCCCTGGGAATGGCCCAGTGCTCCAGTATCATGAATGTCGGTACCATTCTAAGTGCCATTATCAACCATCTGCAGACCAGCTTGCAGGAAG AGAAACTGTCGGCAGAGCGGGTGAAACTGGTGATGGAGCACATCTGGAGGATGCAGGAGTTCTGCAACAGCATGCTGAAACTGTCCCCCGATTCCTACGAGTACGCCTACCTGAAGGCCATCGTGCTCTTCAGCCCTG ACCACCCAGGCATAGATAACACCCCACAGATAGAGCGCTTTCAGGAGAAGGCCTACATGGAGCTGCAGGACTACGTGACCAGGACCTACCCGGAAGACTGCTACCG GCTCTCCAAGCTGCTGGTGCGTCTGCCCGCCCTCAGGTTGATAAGCGCCAACGTCACGGAGGAGCTGTTCTTCGCCGGGCTCATTGGCAACGTGCAGATCGACAGCATCATCCCCTACATCCTCAAGATGGAAACCACCGATTACAACAGCCAGACGGACTCCGCAGTCTGA
- the nr2c1 gene encoding nuclear receptor subfamily 2 group C member 1 isoform X1, with protein sequence MDGQTQRIQLVSADRIQIVTDQQTGQKIQIVTALQPSSPGKQQFILTNADYSPGGKVIVAKQEGSPNKVILTSSDGSAVNQLLFASPDLAGQQIQFVTEGSDQSGLVKPVVEYCVVCGDKASGRHYGAVSCEGCKGFFKRSIRKNLVYTCRGSGECAINKLHRNRCQYCRLQRCIALGMKQDSVQCERKPVEVTAREKTLNCAASTEKIYIRKNLCSPLAATPTFVTDKETVRSTSVLESSMLLNIQQPFSKLENTILIPTSPEKDDPSQGDLGTLANVVTSLGHLNKSSDDGNDLMGVETLSNGDSSMTDIQAEEQSASDITRAFDTLAKALHPADSSAGESLEATMQLMSGDQSGPVVELEGSLLSDIHIPFKLVMPLPAPEYLNVNYICESASRLLFLSMHWARSIPAFQTLCGQDNDINLMKACWNELFALGMAQCSSIMNVGTILSAIINHLQTSLQEEKLSAERVKLVMEHIWRMQEFCNSMLKLSPDSYEYAYLKAIVLFSPDHPGIDNTPQIERFQEKAYMELQDYVTRTYPEDCYRLSKLLVRLPALRLISANVTEELFFAGLIGNVQIDSIIPYILKMETTDYNSQTDSAV encoded by the exons ATGGATGGGCAGACCCAAAGGATTCAGCTTGTCTCAGCAGACAGAATCCAG ATTGTAACTGATCAGCAGACTGGCCAGAAGATCCAGATCGTCACAGCACTTCAGCCATCCTCCCCTGGAAAGCAGCAGTTTATCCTCACGAATGCTGACTATTCCCCCGGTGGGAAGGTAATTGTGGCCAAGCAGGAAGGCTCACCTAACAAGGTTATCCTCACTTCTTCAGACGGCTCGGCGGTTAACCAGCTGTTGTTTGCTTCCCCTGATCTGGCTGGGCAACAGATTCAG TTTGTGACTGAAGGATCCGACCAGTCTGGCCTTGTGAAGCCAGTCGTAGAATACTGTGTTGTCTGTGGAGACAAGGCCTCGG GACGTCACTACGGCGCCGTCAGCTGTGAGGGCTGTAAGGGCTTCTTCAAGCGCAGTATCAGGAAGAACCTGGTGTACACGTGTAGAGGCTCTGGAGAATGCGCGATCaacaagctgcacagaaacCGCTGCCAGTACTGTCGGCTGCAGCGCTGCATCGCTCTGGGCATGAAGCAAGACT CTGTGCAGTGTGAGAGAAAGCCAGTGGAAGTCACCGCCAGAGAGAAAACGCTCAACTGTGCCGCCTCCACGGAGAAGATTTACATCCGCAAGAACCTGTGCAGCCCGCTGGCGGCCACACCCACGTTTGTGACGGACAAGGAAACTGTCAG GTCCACCAGTGTGCTGGAGTCAAGCATGCTGCTCAACATCCAGCAGCCCTTCTCCAAGCTGGAAAACACCATCCTGATTCCAACGTCTCCTGAGAAG GACGACCCCTCTCAAGGCGATCTGGGGACGCTGGCCAACGTGGTGACGTCTCTCGGCCATCTGAACAAGAGCAGCGATGATGGGAACGACCTGATGGGAGTGGAGACGCTCAGCAACGGGGACAGCTCCATGACCGACATCCAGGCCGAGGAGCAGTCTGCGAGCGACATCACCCG AGCCTTTGACACCCTGGCCAAAGCCTTGCATCCCGCCGACAGCTCGGCAGGAGAGTCGTTGGAGGCCACCATGCAGCTGATGTCAGGGGACCAGTCGGGCCCTGTGGTGGAGCTGGAAGGATCTTTGCTCTCTGATATTCATATTCCATTCAAG CTCGTTATGCCTTTGCCCGCGCCAGAGTACCTCAACGTCAACTACATCTGCGAGTCGGCGTCTCGGCTGCTTTTCCTCTCGATGCACTGGGCTCGATCCATTCCTGCCTTTCAAACCCTTTG TGGTCAAGATAACGACATCAACCTGATGAAGGCCTGCTGGAACGAGCTGTTTGCCCTGGGAATGGCCCAGTGCTCCAGTATCATGAATGTCGGTACCATTCTAAGTGCCATTATCAACCATCTGCAGACCAGCTTGCAGGAAG AGAAACTGTCGGCAGAGCGGGTGAAACTGGTGATGGAGCACATCTGGAGGATGCAGGAGTTCTGCAACAGCATGCTGAAACTGTCCCCCGATTCCTACGAGTACGCCTACCTGAAGGCCATCGTGCTCTTCAGCCCTG ACCACCCAGGCATAGATAACACCCCACAGATAGAGCGCTTTCAGGAGAAGGCCTACATGGAGCTGCAGGACTACGTGACCAGGACCTACCCGGAAGACTGCTACCG GCTCTCCAAGCTGCTGGTGCGTCTGCCCGCCCTCAGGTTGATAAGCGCCAACGTCACGGAGGAGCTGTTCTTCGCCGGGCTCATTGGCAACGTGCAGATCGACAGCATCATCCCCTACATCCTCAAGATGGAAACCACCGATTACAACAGCCAGACGGACTCCGCAGTCTGA
- the LOC101072331 gene encoding transmembrane and coiled-coil domain protein 3-like isoform X1, whose translation MPSANVSVRSLYEVEKYLSGSSRMESNSEGGSPSVPVSMRRGSSENNLDLDLCDGSPGAALGFEIQRSRSCLDNLQQKILKVKEQLKIEQTARDENVAEYLKLLNSADKQQVGRIKQVFEKKNQKSAQNIAQMQKKLEQYHRKMKDSEVQPSPSPRRSTVKHSTIPRESPRELLKDMTGSGRHPTMDKIKTIGPGVSLSPPFFFSKPREFANIIRNKFGSADNIANFKISLDASSPPPPGDAVKGLSSSTSMVAKNRYPSDDECSSGSASISAENNGNPEGAAALAEQPQGQSQQPGEDVQSRWMLSLEELGEIRVTQSRLEEDIEELKVQFTKEYDIISRSLQEERFRYERLEDQLSDLSELHQHEMANLKQELASVEERVAYQAQERARDIQEALESCQTRVSKLELQQQHQQQTVQLESHDARVLLGKSINIMLAIITVILVCVSTAAKFAAPLMRSRHHVVATILGVCFLTIFWKNWDRLQLTIDRMLVPA comes from the exons ATGCCCAGCGCCAACGTCTCCGTGCGAAGTTTATATGAAGTAGAGAAATACCTCAGCGGCAGCAGCCGGATG GAGAGCAATTCTGAGGGCGGTTCTCCGAGCGTCCCGGTATCAATGCGACGGGGCTCTTCGGAGAACAACTTGGACCTGGATCTCTGCGATGGGAGTCCTGGAGCAGCTTTGGGTTTTGAGATCCAGCGCAGTCGTTCCTGCTTGGACAACCTCCAGCAGAAGATACTGAAGGTCAAGGAGCAGCTGAAGATCGAGCAGACCGCCCGCGACGAGAACGTGGCCGAGTACCTGAAGCTGCTCAACAGCGCAGACAAGCAGCAAGTGGGACGCATCAAGCAAGTGTTCGAGAAGAAGAACCAGAAGTCGGCTCAGAACATTGCCCAGATGcagaagaagctggagcagTACCATCGCAAGATGAAGGACAGCGAAGTCCAGCCCAGTCCGTCCCCTCGCCGCTCCACCGTCAAACACAGCACCATTCCGAGGGAGTCCCCcagggagctgctgaaggacatGACGGGCAGCGGGCGGCACCCAACCATGGACAAGATCAAGACCATCGGACCTGGCgtttccctctcccctcctttcttcttcagcAAGCCCAGGGAGTTCGCCAACATCATCAGGAACAAGTTCGGCAGCGCCGACAACATCGCCAACTTCAAGATCTCCCTGGACGcttcctcgccgccgccgccgggtGACGCGGTGAAaggcctgagcagcagcacctcgATGGTGGCCAAGAACAGATACCCCAGCGACGACGAGTGCTCCTCGGGGAGCGCCTCGATTTCAGCGGAGAATAACGGGAACCCGGAAGGAGCGGCGGCGCTGGCGGAGCAGCCGCAGGGTCAGAGCCAGCAGCCCGGGGAGGACGTGCAGAGCAGATGGATGCTGAGTTTGGAGGAGCTGGGCGAGATCCGAGTTACCCAGAGTCGACTGGAGGAGGACATAGAAGAGCTGAAGGTCCAGTTCACAAAAGAGTATGACATCATCAGCCggtctctgcaggaggagagattCAG GTACGAGCGTTTGGAGGACCAACTGAGCGATCTGTCGGAGCTTCACCAGCACGAGATGGCTAATTTAAAGCAGGAGCTGGCCAGCGTGGAGGAGAGGGTGGCTTACCAGGCTCAGGAGAGGGCTCGAGACATCCAG gaggCTCTGGAGTCCTGTCAGACTCGTGTGTCCaagctggagctccagcagcagcaccagcagcagacgGTCCAGCTGGAGAGCCACGACGCCCGCGTCCTGCTGGGAAAGAGCATCAACATCATGCTGgccatcatcaccgtcatcctGGTGTGCGTCTCCACGGCCGCCAAGTTCGCCGCCCCGCTGATGCGGAGCCGGCACCACGTGGTCGCCACCATCCTGGGCGTGTGCTTTTTGACCATATTCTGGAAGAACTGGGACCGTCTGCAGCTCACCATCGACAGGATGCTGGTGCCTGCCTGA
- the LOC101072331 gene encoding transmembrane and coiled-coil domain protein 3-like isoform X2 produces MRRGSSENNLDLDLCDGSPGAALGFEIQRSRSCLDNLQQKILKVKEQLKIEQTARDENVAEYLKLLNSADKQQVGRIKQVFEKKNQKSAQNIAQMQKKLEQYHRKMKDSEVQPSPSPRRSTVKHSTIPRESPRELLKDMTGSGRHPTMDKIKTIGPGVSLSPPFFFSKPREFANIIRNKFGSADNIANFKISLDASSPPPPGDAVKGLSSSTSMVAKNRYPSDDECSSGSASISAENNGNPEGAAALAEQPQGQSQQPGEDVQSRWMLSLEELGEIRVTQSRLEEDIEELKVQFTKEYDIISRSLQEERFRYERLEDQLSDLSELHQHEMANLKQELASVEERVAYQAQERARDIQEALESCQTRVSKLELQQQHQQQTVQLESHDARVLLGKSINIMLAIITVILVCVSTAAKFAAPLMRSRHHVVATILGVCFLTIFWKNWDRLQLTIDRMLVPA; encoded by the exons ATGCGACGGGGCTCTTCGGAGAACAACTTGGACCTGGATCTCTGCGATGGGAGTCCTGGAGCAGCTTTGGGTTTTGAGATCCAGCGCAGTCGTTCCTGCTTGGACAACCTCCAGCAGAAGATACTGAAGGTCAAGGAGCAGCTGAAGATCGAGCAGACCGCCCGCGACGAGAACGTGGCCGAGTACCTGAAGCTGCTCAACAGCGCAGACAAGCAGCAAGTGGGACGCATCAAGCAAGTGTTCGAGAAGAAGAACCAGAAGTCGGCTCAGAACATTGCCCAGATGcagaagaagctggagcagTACCATCGCAAGATGAAGGACAGCGAAGTCCAGCCCAGTCCGTCCCCTCGCCGCTCCACCGTCAAACACAGCACCATTCCGAGGGAGTCCCCcagggagctgctgaaggacatGACGGGCAGCGGGCGGCACCCAACCATGGACAAGATCAAGACCATCGGACCTGGCgtttccctctcccctcctttcttcttcagcAAGCCCAGGGAGTTCGCCAACATCATCAGGAACAAGTTCGGCAGCGCCGACAACATCGCCAACTTCAAGATCTCCCTGGACGcttcctcgccgccgccgccgggtGACGCGGTGAAaggcctgagcagcagcacctcgATGGTGGCCAAGAACAGATACCCCAGCGACGACGAGTGCTCCTCGGGGAGCGCCTCGATTTCAGCGGAGAATAACGGGAACCCGGAAGGAGCGGCGGCGCTGGCGGAGCAGCCGCAGGGTCAGAGCCAGCAGCCCGGGGAGGACGTGCAGAGCAGATGGATGCTGAGTTTGGAGGAGCTGGGCGAGATCCGAGTTACCCAGAGTCGACTGGAGGAGGACATAGAAGAGCTGAAGGTCCAGTTCACAAAAGAGTATGACATCATCAGCCggtctctgcaggaggagagattCAG GTACGAGCGTTTGGAGGACCAACTGAGCGATCTGTCGGAGCTTCACCAGCACGAGATGGCTAATTTAAAGCAGGAGCTGGCCAGCGTGGAGGAGAGGGTGGCTTACCAGGCTCAGGAGAGGGCTCGAGACATCCAG gaggCTCTGGAGTCCTGTCAGACTCGTGTGTCCaagctggagctccagcagcagcaccagcagcagacgGTCCAGCTGGAGAGCCACGACGCCCGCGTCCTGCTGGGAAAGAGCATCAACATCATGCTGgccatcatcaccgtcatcctGGTGTGCGTCTCCACGGCCGCCAAGTTCGCCGCCCCGCTGATGCGGAGCCGGCACCACGTGGTCGCCACCATCCTGGGCGTGTGCTTTTTGACCATATTCTGGAAGAACTGGGACCGTCTGCAGCTCACCATCGACAGGATGCTGGTGCCTGCCTGA